The genomic DNA GCGGCCATCAGCCGGGCCGGGCTGCTGCGCGGCCTCTTCATCATCGCCGTCGTCGGCCTGCTGGAAGTGGCCAGCCGGCAGGCATGGATCGACCCGGTGTCCTTCATCCCGCCGTCGGCCATGGCCGCCGCGGCGGCCAGGCTGCTGGCCACGGGTGAATACGCGCGCGACATGTGGCTCACGCTGCAATCGGCCGGCCTGGCGGTGCTGCTGGCGGCCGCGGCCGGCATGGCCTTCGGCCTGCTGCTGCACGCCTTGCCACGCTTGCGCCGCGTGCTGGATCCGCTGTTGCTGTCCTACTACGCCGTGCCGATCTTCGTGCTGTATCCCATGCTGATCGTGCTGTTCGGCCTGAACCGCTGGCCGCTGGTCGCCATCGGTTTCCTCTTCGCGGTGGTGGCCATGGCGGTCAACACCCTGAATGGACTGGAACGCATCCCTGCCGTGCTGATGCGCACAGGACGCGGACTGCGCATGGGCTGGGCAGCGAAAGTCCGTCGCATCATGCTGCCGGCCTGCCTGCCGTATCTGCTGACGGGCCTGAAGCTGACCGTGGTGTATGCCTTCATCGCGGTCATCGCGGGCGAGTTCGTGCTCTCGGGCGCGGGCTTCGGCTATCGGATCGCCTTCGCGTACAACAACTTCGACAACCCGGCCATGTACGGCCTCATGCTCATCCTGCTGCTCTTCGTGGGCGGACTGAACATGACCCTGCATGCCTTCGAGCAGCGGCTCTACCGCAAGCGAGGCCTGGCATGAGCACGCGCGTACGCCCGGGCACACGACAACGCACCCTGGACGCCGTGCTGTTGCTGGCGGGCATCCTGCTCGGCTGGACGGCCCTGGGCGCCTGGTGGGGCGCGGACATCCTGCCCTCGCCCTGGGCCACCGTGCAGACACTGGCCGAAATCATGGCGGCGCCCGACTTCGCCCGCAACGCCTGGGAGACGCTGCGCGCCTTCCTCCTCGCGCTCGCCATCGCCTTCGTCGTGGGCGTCACGCTGGGCATGCTGCTGGGCGCGCACCGGCTGGCGGGCGACGTATTCGAGCCCGTGCTGATGGCGTTGTATTCGATCCCGAAGATCTCGCTCTATCCCGTCATCCTGCTGGCCTTCGGGCTGGGCCTGCCCGCCAAGGTCGCCTTCGGCGTGATCCACGGCGTCGTGCCCATCGCCATCTTCACCATCGGCGCGGTGCGCAACATTCCCCGGACCTATTTCCGCACCGCGGGCATGCTGCGCATGTCGCCCTGGCGGCTGGGCTGGCGCGTGCTGATGCCGGCGGCGCTGCCCGAGATCGTGGCGGGACTGCGCATCGGTTTTTCGCTGACGCTGCTGGGCACGCTGATCGGCGAGATGTTCGCCTCGCAATACGGGCTGGGCCAGATGCTGATGCATGCCATCGACCGCAACCAGGCCGACGACATCATGGCGCTGTCGCTGCTGCTCTTCGCCTTCGCCGTGGCGGCCAGCCTGGTCCTGCTGGCGCTGGACCAGCGGCTGCGGCGCGGCCTGCGCCACGACTGAGCCCCTCCCGCCGCCGCCCCCTGCCGCGCCCAGGCCCGGCGGGTGGCGCCGTCTTCTTCTTCCACACAGGTAGCACCCGCCATGACGCTCTCGCTCAAGCAACGCCTCGCCCAGCCCGGACTCATCGCCGCGCCCGGCGTCTATGACATGATCTCGGCGCGCATCGCCGATGCGATGGGCTTCGATGCCCTCTACATGACCGGCTACGGCACCGTGGCTTCGCACCTGGGGCTGCCTGACGCGGGGCTGGCCAGCTACGCGGACATGGTCGCCCGCGTGGGCCAGATCGCGCGCGGCACGCGCACGCCGCTCATCGCCGACGGCGACACGGGCTACGGCGGCCTGCTCAACGTGGATTTCACCGTGCGCGGCTACGAGGCCGCCGGCGCGCAAGGCATCCAGCTGGAAGACCAGGAATATCCGAAGAAATGCGGCCACACGCCCGACCGGCGCGTGATCCCGCTGGAGGACGCCGCGCGCAAGATCCGCGTGGCCGCGCAGGCGCGCGGCTCGAAGGACTTCCTGATCGTGGCGCGCACCGATGCGCGCACCGCCCTGGGCCTGGATGAAGCGCTGCGCCGCGCGGAGGCCTTCGCCGAGGCCGGCGCGGACATCCTCTTCATCGAATCACCGGAAAGCGAGGAGGAGCTGGCCCGCATCGGCCGCGCCTTCGACCTGCCGCTGCTCGCCAACATGGTGGAAGGCGGACGCACGCCGGTATTGAGCCGCGCCGAGTTGGAAACCCTGGGCTTCAAGATCGCCATCTATCCGGCGGCGGGTTTCCTGGCGGCCAGCGCAGCCCTGGATTCCGTCTACGGCGCCATCCGCCAGGAAGGCTCGACGCGCGGCTGGCCTGGCGCGCTGTATCCCTTCGAGGACTTCACCAGGCTGATGGGCTTCGAGCGGATCTGGGAATTCGAGAAGCAGCACCAGGACGCACGCTGACGCGGAAGGACAAAAGAATGGGGCAGCCCTCGCTGCCCCATTCTTCCTTACGGCGAAACCCCTGGCGCAAGCATTACTGCGGCTTGATCCCGCCGCGCTCCGCCACCTTCGACCACTTGGCCTGTTCCTCGCGCATGAAGGCGTCGAACTCCGCGGGCGGCGTCAGCACCACCTGCGCGCCCTGGTCCTTCATCTGCTTGGCCACGGCCGGATCGTCCGTCGCGGTGCGCAGGTCGGCATTGATGCGCGCGACCACGTCGGCGGGCATGCCCTTCGGGCCGAACAGGCCGTACCAGTTCAGCGACTGCACGCCGCCCAGGCCCGCTTCCTTGAACGTCATGGCTTGCGGGAAGATGTCCATGCGTTCGTCGGCGGCCACGCCGATCACGCGCAGCTTGCCGCCCGTGACGTGCGGCAGCGCGGTCAGCACGCTGGTGAAGCCCATCTCCAGATGGCCGCCCATGATGTCGACCATGATCTGCGCGCCGCCCTTGTAGGGCACCGGCGTTGTCTTCAGGTTGCCTTCCTGGCGGAACAGCTCGCCCGTCAGCTGGGTCGTGCCTTCGGAATAGCCCACGCCCATCTGCTTGCCGCGCGCGGCCTCCACCAAGGCCTTCAGGTCCTTGCCGGGATTGTCCTGCGCCACCACCAGCACCATCGGCGAGATCGCCAGGCGGGTGATCGGGGTGAAGTCCTTCGCCGTGTCATAGGGCAAGGACTTCAACAGGATGGGGTTCAGCGCATGCGAGCCCACCACCATCATCATCGTGTAGCCGTCGGGCTCGGCCTTGGCCACGTGCGACGTGCCGATGACGCCATTGGCGCCGGGCCGGTTCTCCACCACCACGGGCTGCTTCCATTGCAGCGACAGCTTCTGGGCAATCAGCCGCGCCACGATGTCGGTGCCGCCGCCGGGCGCATAGGGCACGATCATCGTGACCGGACGCCTGGGCCAGTCGGCGGCGGGCGCGGCGCTGGCCGCCACGGCGGTCAGCGTCGTGGCGCAGGCCAGCGCCCCCAGGGTCAGGCGCTGCAGCAACTTGCGTATCAACATGCGGTTGTCTCCTTTCTTCTTGTAGGGAAATCTTAGCGAGAGGCTGTGCGCGCTCAGGCCAGGCGCCTGGCCTGCTGCTTGCGCAACCACGCGATGGATCGTCCGCCCAGCTGCCGGTCCAGGCAGGACTGCGCGTGATCGATGGCGGCCAGCAGGCCGTCCACGGAAATGCCGGTCGCCAGGCCGCTGCGCTCGGCCATCAGCACCAGGTCCTCGGTGGCGAGATTGCCCGCGGCGCCGGGCGCGAAGGGACAGCCGCCGATGCCGCCCACGCTGCTGTCGTAACGGCGCACGCCTGCCTCCAGCGCCGCCCAGGCATTGGCGGCGCCCAGGCCGCGGGTGTCATGCAGGTGGATCGCCAGCTTGTCCGCCGCGATGGCCTGCATCAGCGTCGCCATGCGCAGCTTCACGTGCCCGGGCGCCGCCGCGCCGATGGTGTCGGCGATCACGATCTCGCCCGCGCCCGCCGCCTCCATGCGGCGCGACAGGGCCACCACGCGATCCAGCGGCACCTCGCCCTCGAAAGGGCAATCGAAGGCCACCGCCACATAGGCGCGGGTGCGCAGCCCCAGGGCCCGCGCCTCGGCCAGCACCTGCTCGCTGACCTCGGTGGCCTGGTCCAGGCCCATGTTGATGTTCTTCTGGTTCATGGTCTCGGTGGCCGACAGCACCACCGCGACCTCCTGCGCGCCGGCCTCGGCCGCCCGCGCCAGGCCTTTCAGGTTCGGCACCAGCACCGACACCCGCAGGCCGAAGGCATCCCGTGCCAACCGCGCCATCAGGTCCGCGGCGTCCGCCATCTGCGGCACGGCCCTGGGCGACACGAAGCTGGTGGCTTCCACGCTGCGCAACCCGGCCCGGGCCAGCAGGCGGATAAGCGTGTATTTGTCGTCCGTGCCCACCGGCACCTGCTGGTTCTGCAGGCCGTCGCGCGGCGAGACATCGGTGATGTGGATGCTGTCCATGCCGCCCCCCCCTCAGGCCACCGCGCCTTGCGCACGCAGCGCATCGATGCGCGCGGCGTCGTAGCGCAGCACCTCCGCCAGCACCGCCTGCGTGTGTTCGCCCAGCGCAGGCGGCGCGGCATAGGCCGACGTGGCGGTTTCCGACAGCTTCACCGGATTGCCGGGCATCTTCAACGTTTCGCCCGTGCGCAAGGTCACCGGCACGACCATGTCGCGCGCCTGCACCTGCGGGTCGCCCAGCGATTGCGCGAAGTCGTTCACGGGCCCGCAGGGAATGCGCGCCTGCTGCAGCCTGGCCAGCCAATGCGCGGTGGTGTTGCCGCGCGTCTCGGCGGCGATCAGGTCGTCGATACGGTCCTTGTCGGCATAGCGGCCCGGCTGCTTGCGGTACTCGGGCTTGCGCAGCTCGGGCAGGTCGAGCACGTCGAGGAAGCGTTCGAAGAACGCATCGCCGATGCAGGCGATGATGACGTGGCCGTCGCTCGTCGGATAGGCGTTGTAGGGCACGTGCACGAAGTGGCCGTTGCCCATGCGCGCCGGCACGATGCCCGACATCAGGTACATGGTGGCCATGTAGTTCAGCAGGGACACCTGGGCGTCCAGCATCGAGATGTCCACGTGCTGGCCCCGGCCCGTCTGCGCGCGCGCCTGCAGCGCCGCCAGCACGCCGATGGCGCCGAACAGTCCGCCGCCCAGATCCCCGATGGGAATGCCGCTGCGTACCGGTCCGCCTTCCGCCATGCCGGTGATGGACATGCCGCCGCCCATTGCCTGCACGACCTGGTCGAAGGCCGGCCGCTTCGTGCCCGGCCCCGTCTGGCCGAAACCCGTGACCGAGCAGGTGATGATGCGCGGATTCACCTTGGACAGGCTGGCATGGTCGATCCCCAGGCGCTCGGTCACGCCCACGCTGAAGTTGTCGAACACGACGTCCGCCTCGCGCACCAGGTCCAGGAACACCGCCAGCCCGGCCTCCTGCTTGAGGTCGATGCAGACGCTGCGCTTGTTGCGGTTGAGCGTCAGGAAATACGCCCCCATGCCGTCGCGTGAATATTCCTCGCTGTTCGCCAGCAACTGCCGCGTGCCTTCGCCTTCTCCCGGCGGCTCCACCTTGATGGTGCGTGCGCCCAGGTCGGCCAGCAGCATGGTGCCGTAAGGGCCGGAGAGCATGTGGGTCAGGTCGAGGACCGTGATGTGTTCGAGTGCCGTCATTGCCGCCTTCTTGGATGTCATCGTTGCAGCAAGGCTTCAGCAATCCCCATGCCAGCACGCTGCGCACGGCGTCGCCACGGAGGCGCGCACCCGCCGGCCCCGGGCTTACCCGGAGTCGTGTGGCCGGTCCCGGCATTTCATGAAACACTGGCAAGACATCGCATGCGACGCGCGTGAAACGCCCCAAGGCGCCACGCCCAGTCCGCAGCACCAGGAGACAAGCATGATCCCTTCCCTGTCCGGACGCGGGTCGCGTCCGCGGCTGTGTTTCGTCAGCTACCGGCACATGAGCCGGTTCGCCATGCCCGTGCTGGACGAGTACGCCTCGCGCGCGGAAATCGAAGTCATCGACGGCTCCTTCGACGCGGCCGTCGACGCCGTGCGCGAACGCATCCGCCAGGGCAGCACCGATGCCTTCCTCAGCGCGGGCGCCAATGCCGCCGTCCTGCGGCAGACGGTGGACGCGCCCGTCGCCACCATCAAGCTCGGCGGCTTCGACATCCTGCTGGCGCTCATGAAGGCGCGGCACTGCTCGGATCGCGTGGGCGTCATCACTTTCGGACGCACGATTCCCGAGCTGGACGCGGTCAAGGAGATGCTGCGCATCGAGGTCGCGCAATATGCCTACCGCACGCCGCAAGAGGCGCGCCAGTGCTTCCAGCTGCTGCGCCGCGAGGGCTTCAACGTCGTGGTGGGGTCCAGCATCGTGGTCGAACTGGCCGAGCAGCACGGCATCCAGGGCATGCTGGCCTATTCCCTGTCGGCCGTGCGCCAGGGCATCGAGGACGCCATCGAACTCGCGCGCGTGGCGCGCCTGGAGGCCGGCCGCTATGAACAGTTGAACGGCGTGCTGCACAACCTGCAGGAGGCCGTGCTGGCCGTGGACCGCGACAACCGCGCCATCGCCGTGAACCCGCCCATGGCGCGCCTGCTGGGGCGCAGCCGCCAACGCCTGCTGGGCCAGCGCATGGACGACCTGGCGCCGGAACTGTCGCTGGAAACGACGCTGGAATCCGGCCAGGAAGACCGCGCCGCCGTGCTGCGCTACGCGCAGCGCGACTGGATCGCCAACCGCACGCCCATCCGCGAGCATGGCGACACCGTGGGCGCCGCCATCACGCTGTACGACGCGCGCAGCATCCAGGAGGCCGACGCCACGCTGCGCACGCAGCAGCGCAGCCGCCAGCCCACGGCGCGCTATCGCTTCGAGAACCTGGTGGGCGCCAGTCCCGCCTTCCAGCGCGCCTGCGCCACCGCGCGCCGCTTCGCGCGCACCGACCTGACCGTGCTGATCTCGGGCGAGAGCGGCGCGGGCAAGGAGCTTTTCGCGCAGGCCATCCATAACGAAAGCGCGCGCGCCGGGCGGCCTTTCGTGGCGGTGAACTGCGCCTCGCTGCCCGAAAGCCTGCTGGAAAGCGAACTCTTCGGCTACGAGGACGGCGCCTTCACCGGCTCGCGGCGCGGCGGCAAGCGCGGGCTCTTCGAGGCCGCCCACACCGGCACGCTTTTCCTGGACGAGATCGGCGACATGCCGGTGTCGCTGCAGACGCGGCTGCTGCGCGTGCTGCAGGAACGCGAGGTGGTGCGCCTGGGCGGCACCGTGCCCATCCCCGTCGACGTGCGCATCGTGGCCGCCACGCACCAGCCGCTGGCCGAGCTGATGCGCGAGCGGCGCTTCCGCCAGGACCTGTATTACCGCATCAATACCCTGCACCTGCCCTTGCCCGCCTTGCGCGAACGCCGCGAGGACATCGCGCCGCTGGCGTTGACGCTGGTGCAGCGCTGCCTGCACCGCCTGGGCAGCGAGCGGGACGCGGGCCGCGCGCTGGCGCCCCTGCTGGGCCGCCTGGCAGCCTACGACTGGCCCGGCAACGTGCGCGAACTGGAAAACCTGAGCGAGCGCATCGCGGTGTTCCTGATCCAGTTCGACGGCCAGGCCGAGGTGGATTACACCGGCTTGCGGCATGACTGCCCGGAACTCTATGCCGAGCACGGTTCCGCCCTCTCCGCCCCCTTGCGCGGCATCAACCCGGACGTGACCGCCAACCATGCCGAGCCACCGCCTCGCGCCCGCCTGCATGACATGCTGCGCGAGACCGGCGGCAACCGCCAGGAAACCGCCCGCAGGCTGGGGATCAGCCGTGCGACACTGTGGCGCTGGATGCGCGAGGCCGACGCCCAGCGGGCGGCAGCGCTGGACGACTGAAACACCCGCCGCGCGCACAGCGATGAGGCCTGGATCGATTAATAAAATTTATTGAAACGACAAATTCAATTGACTTCACATTAATCGCTCACCCTCCTACCATCATGGGAACTCCTGAGCCACGGACGCCGTCCCAGTGCCCAGGCCGACTTTTCGCCCTCGTCCCGGCCACGAGGGCCCCACCGGAGACCCGCCCATGAGTTCCAAAGCCGACCGCCCCGATCCCCAGACCGCGCTGACCACCGCCGCTGGCGCGCCGGTTCCCAACAACAACCACACCCTGACCGCCGGCCCGCGTGGTCCCGCCCTGCTGCAGGACGTCTGGTTCCTGGAAAAGCTGGCCCACTTCGACCGTGAACGCATCCCCGAGCGCGTGGTGCACGCCAAGGGCTCGGGCGCCTATGGCACCCTGACCATCACGCAGGACATCACGCAATACAGCCGCGCCAAGGTCTTCGCGGAAATCGGCAAGCAGACCCCGCTCTTCCTGCGCTTTTCCACCGTGGCCGGTGAGCGCGGCGCGGCCGATGCCGAGCGCGACGTGCGCGGCTTCGCCCTCAAGTTCTATACCGATGAAGGCAACTGGGATCTCGTGGGCAACAACACGCCGGTGTTCTTCGTGCGCGATCCGCTGAAATTCCCCGACTTCATCCACACGCAGAAGCGCGACCCGCGCACCAACCTGCGCAGCGCCGAAGCGGCCTGGGACTTCTGGTCGCTGAACCCCGAATCGCTGCACCAGGTCACCATCCTGATGAGCGACCGCGGCCTGCCCGCCAACCTGCGCCAGCAACACGGCTTCGGCTCACACACCTTCAGCTTCATCAACGCGCACAACGAACGTTTCTGGGTGAAGTTCCACTTCAAGTCGCAGCAGGGCATCGCCTGTCTGCGCAACGAAGAGGCCGCCACGCTCGTCGGTGAAGACCGCGAAAGCTCGCAGCGCGACCTCTTCGACGCCATCGAGCAGGGCGACTTCCCGCGCTGGACGATGTACGTGCAGGTCATGCCCGAGCAGGACGCAGCCACCTATCACATCAATCCCTTCGACCTGACCAAGGTCTGGCCGCATGGCGACTATCCGCTGATCGAAGTGGGCGTGCTGGAACTGAACCGCAACCCGGAGAACTATTTCGCCGAGGTCGAGCAGGCCGCCTTCACGCCGGCCAACGTGGTGCCGGGCATCGGCTTCTCGCCCGACAAGATGCTGCAGGGCCGCCTGTTCTCCTACGGCGACGCGCACCGCTACCGCCTGGGCGTGAACCACCACCAGGTGCCGGTGAACCAGCCGCGCTGCCCCTTCCACAGCTTCCATCGCGACGGCCAGGGCCGCGTGGACGGCAACCAGGGCCGCACGCTGAACTACGAGCCCAACAGCTACGGCCAATGGCGTGAAACGCCCTCTGCGGCGGAACCGCCGCTGGCGCTGGACGGCCAGGCCGCCGACCGCTGGAACCACCGCGAGGACACGGATTACTACTCGCAGCCCGGCGCGCTCTTCCGCCTGATGAGCGACAACCAGAAGCAGCAGCTCTTCGACAACATCGCCGCGCACATGGGCGACATCCCCGAAGTGATCAAGCGCCGCCAGCTGGAGCACTTCCGCCGCGCCGATCCGGCGTATGCGGCAGGCGTGGCCAAGGCATTGGGCCTGAACTGAAGCCCCCCGGAGGCGCGCTCGCGCCTCCCCCCTTCCAGGGGGCGTCGCTGGCGGACCGGCAAAGCCGGCTCCGCTGCGACCGGGCTCGCATCAAGCGGCCGGGATTGCTCTACACTGCCCCGTCTTCCGTACCCAGCGAGGCCCAGACCGGCATGAGCGTGCACACCCAGGTCAAGCGGACCACCATTCCCCAATTGATGGCCTACAAGGGCCAACGCAAGATCGTCTCCCTGACGGCGCACAACAGCGCCTTCGCCCGCATCATGGATGCGTACATGGACTTCATCCTGGTGGGCGACTCCACCGCGATGGTGGCCTACAACCATCCCAATACCCTGTCGATCACGGTCGAGCAGATGGCCGCGCACGGCGCCGCCGTCGTCAGCGCCACGCGCCACGCCGCGGTCCTCGTCGACATGCCCTTCGGCAGCTACCAGGAATCGCCCGAGCAGGCCTTCCGCAATGCCGCGCGCATCCTGGCCGTGAGCGGCGCCGACGGCGTGAAGCTCGAAGGCGGCGAGGCCCTGGCGCCCACCGTGCGCTTCCTGGTCGAGCGCGGCATTCCCGTCATGCCGCACGTGGGCCTGATGCCGCAGTACGTCAACACCATGGGCGGTTTCCGCGCGCAAGGCATGAACGATGCCGCCGCCGAACGCATCCTGGCCGACGCGCGCGCGCACGAATCCGCCGGCGCCTTCGGCCTGGTGCTGGAAGGCATCGCCGAGCCGCTGGGCCGCCGCATCACCGAAAGCGTGGCCATCCCCACCATCGGCATCGGCGCCTCGCCCGCCTGCGACGGCCAGGTGCTGGTCACGGAAGACGTGCTCGGCCTTTCCGGCGAGCGCGTGCCCAAGTTCGTCAAACGCTTCGCCGACGTGGAAACGGTCATGCGCGGCGCCTTCCAGTCCTATGCGGAAGAAGTCCGCGAGGGCGTGTTCCCCGGCCCGGAACATTGTTTCGGCATCAAACCCAAAGAGCCTCGCGAATGAGCGACATCGAAAAACCCTGGCACGTGGTGCGCCGCTCCAAGGTGCACGGCAGCGGCGTGTTTGCCGCCCGCAAGATCCCCGCGGGCACGCGCGTCATCGAATACGCCGGCACCCGCATCAGCGCCAAGGAAGCCGACCGCCGCCATCCGGTGAACCCGGACGATCCCTTCCACACCTTCTTCTTCGCGCTGAGCTCGGGCAAGGTCATCGACGGCGGCGAGGAAGGCAATGACGCCCGCTGGATCAACCACAGCTGCGCGCCCAACTGCGAGACGCAGGAAGGCCGCCACGGCAAGCGGGTCTATGTGGTGGCGCTGCGCGACATCACGCGCGGCGAGGAACTGAACTACGACTACGGGCTCGTCATCGACGAGCCGCTGACCGCCACGCTGCGCAAGCAGTACGAGT from Orrella dioscoreae includes the following:
- a CDS encoding ABC transporter permease encodes the protein MSGRASTATASSGTRKAAAISRAGLLRGLFIIAVVGLLEVASRQAWIDPVSFIPPSAMAAAAARLLATGEYARDMWLTLQSAGLAVLLAAAAGMAFGLLLHALPRLRRVLDPLLLSYYAVPIFVLYPMLIVLFGLNRWPLVAIGFLFAVVAMAVNTLNGLERIPAVLMRTGRGLRMGWAAKVRRIMLPACLPYLLTGLKLTVVYAFIAVIAGEFVLSGAGFGYRIAFAYNNFDNPAMYGLMLILLLFVGGLNMTLHAFEQRLYRKRGLA
- a CDS encoding ABC transporter permease; its protein translation is MSTRVRPGTRQRTLDAVLLLAGILLGWTALGAWWGADILPSPWATVQTLAEIMAAPDFARNAWETLRAFLLALAIAFVVGVTLGMLLGAHRLAGDVFEPVLMALYSIPKISLYPVILLAFGLGLPAKVAFGVIHGVVPIAIFTIGAVRNIPRTYFRTAGMLRMSPWRLGWRVLMPAALPEIVAGLRIGFSLTLLGTLIGEMFASQYGLGQMLMHAIDRNQADDIMALSLLLFAFAVAASLVLLALDQRLRRGLRHD
- a CDS encoding isocitrate lyase/PEP mutase family protein, with the protein product MTLSLKQRLAQPGLIAAPGVYDMISARIADAMGFDALYMTGYGTVASHLGLPDAGLASYADMVARVGQIARGTRTPLIADGDTGYGGLLNVDFTVRGYEAAGAQGIQLEDQEYPKKCGHTPDRRVIPLEDAARKIRVAAQARGSKDFLIVARTDARTALGLDEALRRAEAFAEAGADILFIESPESEEELARIGRAFDLPLLANMVEGGRTPVLSRAELETLGFKIAIYPAAGFLAASAALDSVYGAIRQEGSTRGWPGALYPFEDFTRLMGFERIWEFEKQHQDAR
- a CDS encoding Bug family tripartite tricarboxylate transporter substrate binding protein, translating into MLIRKLLQRLTLGALACATTLTAVAASAAPAADWPRRPVTMIVPYAPGGGTDIVARLIAQKLSLQWKQPVVVENRPGANGVIGTSHVAKAEPDGYTMMMVVGSHALNPILLKSLPYDTAKDFTPITRLAISPMVLVVAQDNPGKDLKALVEAARGKQMGVGYSEGTTQLTGELFRQEGNLKTTPVPYKGGAQIMVDIMGGHLEMGFTSVLTALPHVTGGKLRVIGVAADERMDIFPQAMTFKEAGLGGVQSLNWYGLFGPKGMPADVVARINADLRTATDDPAVAKQMKDQGAQVVLTPPAEFDAFMREEQAKWSKVAERGGIKPQ
- a CDS encoding hydroxymethylglutaryl-CoA lyase is translated as MDSIHITDVSPRDGLQNQQVPVGTDDKYTLIRLLARAGLRSVEATSFVSPRAVPQMADAADLMARLARDAFGLRVSVLVPNLKGLARAAEAGAQEVAVVLSATETMNQKNINMGLDQATEVSEQVLAEARALGLRTRAYVAVAFDCPFEGEVPLDRVVALSRRMEAAGAGEIVIADTIGAAAPGHVKLRMATLMQAIAADKLAIHLHDTRGLGAANAWAALEAGVRRYDSSVGGIGGCPFAPGAAGNLATEDLVLMAERSGLATGISVDGLLAAIDHAQSCLDRQLGGRSIAWLRKQQARRLA
- a CDS encoding CaiB/BaiF CoA transferase family protein codes for the protein MTALEHITVLDLTHMLSGPYGTMLLADLGARTIKVEPPGEGEGTRQLLANSEEYSRDGMGAYFLTLNRNKRSVCIDLKQEAGLAVFLDLVREADVVFDNFSVGVTERLGIDHASLSKVNPRIITCSVTGFGQTGPGTKRPAFDQVVQAMGGGMSITGMAEGGPVRSGIPIGDLGGGLFGAIGVLAALQARAQTGRGQHVDISMLDAQVSLLNYMATMYLMSGIVPARMGNGHFVHVPYNAYPTSDGHVIIACIGDAFFERFLDVLDLPELRKPEYRKQPGRYADKDRIDDLIAAETRGNTTAHWLARLQQARIPCGPVNDFAQSLGDPQVQARDMVVPVTLRTGETLKMPGNPVKLSETATSAYAAPPALGEHTQAVLAEVLRYDAARIDALRAQGAVA
- the prpR gene encoding propionate catabolism operon regulatory protein PrpR, which produces MPSLSGRGSRPRLCFVSYRHMSRFAMPVLDEYASRAEIEVIDGSFDAAVDAVRERIRQGSTDAFLSAGANAAVLRQTVDAPVATIKLGGFDILLALMKARHCSDRVGVITFGRTIPELDAVKEMLRIEVAQYAYRTPQEARQCFQLLRREGFNVVVGSSIVVELAEQHGIQGMLAYSLSAVRQGIEDAIELARVARLEAGRYEQLNGVLHNLQEAVLAVDRDNRAIAVNPPMARLLGRSRQRLLGQRMDDLAPELSLETTLESGQEDRAAVLRYAQRDWIANRTPIREHGDTVGAAITLYDARSIQEADATLRTQQRSRQPTARYRFENLVGASPAFQRACATARRFARTDLTVLISGESGAGKELFAQAIHNESARAGRPFVAVNCASLPESLLESELFGYEDGAFTGSRRGGKRGLFEAAHTGTLFLDEIGDMPVSLQTRLLRVLQEREVVRLGGTVPIPVDVRIVAATHQPLAELMRERRFRQDLYYRINTLHLPLPALRERREDIAPLALTLVQRCLHRLGSERDAGRALAPLLGRLAAYDWPGNVRELENLSERIAVFLIQFDGQAEVDYTGLRHDCPELYAEHGSALSAPLRGINPDVTANHAEPPPRARLHDMLRETGGNRQETARRLGISRATLWRWMREADAQRAAALDD
- a CDS encoding catalase, with protein sequence MSSKADRPDPQTALTTAAGAPVPNNNHTLTAGPRGPALLQDVWFLEKLAHFDRERIPERVVHAKGSGAYGTLTITQDITQYSRAKVFAEIGKQTPLFLRFSTVAGERGAADAERDVRGFALKFYTDEGNWDLVGNNTPVFFVRDPLKFPDFIHTQKRDPRTNLRSAEAAWDFWSLNPESLHQVTILMSDRGLPANLRQQHGFGSHTFSFINAHNERFWVKFHFKSQQGIACLRNEEAATLVGEDRESSQRDLFDAIEQGDFPRWTMYVQVMPEQDAATYHINPFDLTKVWPHGDYPLIEVGVLELNRNPENYFAEVEQAAFTPANVVPGIGFSPDKMLQGRLFSYGDAHRYRLGVNHHQVPVNQPRCPFHSFHRDGQGRVDGNQGRTLNYEPNSYGQWRETPSAAEPPLALDGQAADRWNHREDTDYYSQPGALFRLMSDNQKQQLFDNIAAHMGDIPEVIKRRQLEHFRRADPAYAAGVAKALGLN
- the panB gene encoding 3-methyl-2-oxobutanoate hydroxymethyltransferase: MSVHTQVKRTTIPQLMAYKGQRKIVSLTAHNSAFARIMDAYMDFILVGDSTAMVAYNHPNTLSITVEQMAAHGAAVVSATRHAAVLVDMPFGSYQESPEQAFRNAARILAVSGADGVKLEGGEALAPTVRFLVERGIPVMPHVGLMPQYVNTMGGFRAQGMNDAAAERILADARAHESAGAFGLVLEGIAEPLGRRITESVAIPTIGIGASPACDGQVLVTEDVLGLSGERVPKFVKRFADVETVMRGAFQSYAEEVREGVFPGPEHCFGIKPKEPRE
- a CDS encoding SET domain-containing protein, yielding MSDIEKPWHVVRRSKVHGSGVFAARKIPAGTRVIEYAGTRISAKEADRRHPVNPDDPFHTFFFALSSGKVIDGGEEGNDARWINHSCAPNCETQEGRHGKRVYVVALRDITRGEELNYDYGLVIDEPLTATLRKQYECRCGAPECRHTMLALPRKAAGKNAKKAAKRTTGKTTETAAKPVQAAPAEPRHPGVDDPA